Part of the Streptomyces sp. NBC_00457 genome, CGGATTGGCCGCGGCTTTCCCGGTGTCCGTCGCCCTGTCCCGGTTTCTGCTGCGTCCGCTCGACAGGGTACGCGCCGCCACGCGTCGGCTGGCCGAGGGGCACTACGACGACATCCTCGAACTCCCCAGCGAGCCGGGCCTGGCAGCGCTGGTCGAGGACGTCAACACGCTGGCGGCAGCCCTCGCCGACACCGAACGCCGCCGCGCCCGGCTGATCTCCGAGGTCGCCCACGAGATGCGCACCCCCATCACCCTCCTGCGCGGCCAGATCGAGGGCATGGCCGACGGCATCTTCGTCCCCGATGAGGCGATGTTCGCCTCCCTCGCCGACGACCTGGACCGGCTGCAGCGCCTGGCGGGCGACCTCTCCAGCCTGTCCCGGTCGGAGGAGGGCGCCTTCGACCTGCACCGCGAGCCCACCGACGTGGCCACGGTGGCAAGGACCACGGCCGAGCGACTGCGCCCCCAGTACGACGACCAGTTGGTGACCCTGGCCGTGGACGCAGGCACACCCGTCGGCGCCTTCTGCGACCCGGACCGGATCACCCAGGTCCTGGTGAACCTGCTCGGCAACGCACTGGCCGCATGCGATCCGCACGGGCATGTGGCGCTGTCCGTGCACACCGAACCGTCGCCCGTCCGCCACGTGATCGTCCGCGTCACGGACGACGGCGTCGGCATCGCCGAACACGACCTGCAGCGCATCTTCCACCGCTTCGAACGCCGTAAGCATCCCGGCCGACCCGCTGCCGCCGGCGGCAGCGGCATCGGTCTGACCATCGCCCGGGGCATCGCCCGAGCCCACGGCGGAGACATCACCGCGGAATCCGATGGCCTGGGCAAGGGAGCAACGTTCACCCTGCGCCTGCCGCAGGAACCCGCCCCAGGGGCAGGCGTGCCTCTGGTCTCCCGCTGACTCCATCGGCCCTTCCCGGAGCGGCGGTGGTGAGCGGGTCGCGGTCGCGAAGGACGCCGAGCAGTGCACTCAGTGCGCCCTCGCCGCCTCCGGCGACGGCGAGGGTGCGTGCGGCTGCTCGCGGCACGTGCCACGGCCGGCGTCCCGCAGGACCCTGGCAGGCGACGCCCGGACCAGATCGGCGATCGCGGCCATGGCCACCAGCGGCGTCGTCCCGTCCCGAACTCCCTCTGTTCTTCCGGCCGGCCGGAACTCTACGAAGGGACAGGGGGAGTGGCGCCTGCTTTGTCGAGAATGGAGGCGTCGTCCGAAATCCCCCACGGCAGCGTTACGCACATGACGGGAAGCGTCAGGCATGAAGGCCGTCCTGTACGAGGAGTTCGGCGGCTCCCAGGCCCTGCGGCTCGCGGAGATCGAGGAGCCGCACGTCGGCCCCGGCCAGGTCCAGCCGCAGGCATAGCTGTCCGCGCCAACAGTTCGGACCGCGGAGTCGACGGCAGCTGGCTGCAGCCCTTGCTTCCCCTAGCTTCTCCGTTGCTCGGAATCGGTCGGTCCCGACGACCTCCGTGGAGGCACCACCGGCTTCTCGGTCGAAAGAAGGGAGCGACTGGCTTCACGGAGGCTTCATACGCCGAGTGGTACGGGTTTTATGAGGCGGCTGTTGCCTGGGCGACATGCAGGCTCTCCTCGTCCCGCCTTCGACCGCCGTCGATCACCCTGTTGTGCGCCACTTGACTACGGCGGTTCGCACCGTGCTGTCCGGTTCAGCCCTGCTCCGTACTCCTCCCTGTGGAGGAGCGCGGGCACCGGGATCCGGCTGGACACACGCTCGGCGAGTATGCGTTGCGTGAGGGAACCGCCGACCTGCGCACGGCCTGTGCGGGGACGGCGCCGGATTTCGTGGCGTGCTCGCGGGTCTGTTCCGCAGCCGACTGCTGTCCGCCGACATGGCCGATCCGGTTGCGCCGAACGTCGAGTGCGCTGGACCCGTGCTCAGTCGTAGACCTGCTCGCGAACCCGACGCCGCCGTCCGTCCCGAACGCGGCGGGGCGATCTTCGAACTGATATTCATCCGCCCCGAAACCAAGTGGCCGATCGTCGGGTTGTTCGGTGTCTTGGTCTGCCTCCTGGTAAGCAGCCTGGCCTCGGTCCGCTCGCGGGGTCTGGTACGTGAGGTGCAGGCGGCCGTGTAGAGCCTGCGATGAACCGCGTAACGATCTGAAGGAACGTGAAAGTGGAACAGACCATGATGGCGGTCCGCCTGTTCGAACACGGCGGGCCCGAGGTGCTCAAGTACATAGAGGCGCCGATCCCCGAGGTCGGCCCCGACGACATCTTGATGCGCGTGCACGCCACAGCCGTCAACAGCTGGGACCTGCGCTATCGCGCGGGCAACCTGCCGCAGCCCCTCCCGGGACGCCCGCCATGGCCCCTGCCGTTCCAGCTCGGCCGGGACGCGGCCGGTGAAATCGTCGCCACCGGAGAGAACGTCACCAGGTGGCGCCCCGGCGACCGGGTGGTGCAGCTTCCGCACCCGCCGTGCCGTAACTGCGCCCTGTGCGTACGCGGACTCGAAAACCTGTGCATCGACACCGCCTACCCCGGACACCAGGTCTTCGGCGGATACGCCCAGTACGTCGTACGTCGCCAGGACGCGATCCTGCCCATCCCCGACGGCGTCGACTTCGAGACAGCCGCGGCCACCATGTGGACCTACACCACCCCGCTCAACTGTGCGCGGCAGGCACCCGTCGGCCCCGGCGACACCGTGGTCATCACCGGCGCCAGCGGCGGGATGGCGATCGCCTGCGCCCAACTGGCGAAGCTGAGCGGAGCCACCGTCATCGGCACCACCACCAAGCCGGACCGCGGCGAAGCCCTCACCAGCCTCGGCTACGACCACATCCGGCACTCCACCGATCCCCGACTGCCGACACAGGTCAGGGAGTTGACGCGCGGTCTGGGCGCCGACGCCGTCTGGGACTGCGTCGGCGGCAACGACTTTTTCCAGCTCTCCCTTTCCTGTCTACGGCTCGGCGGCACGGTCATCGTCCTGGGCACACCGACCGACCAGGGATCCCGCCTCGAACTGGACGCACTCGCCGTTATCGGCCAGCAGGTGAAAATCGCCAGCGTGCGCGGCGCCACCCTGCGGGACCAGCAACTGTGCCTGCAACTGCTTGCAGACAAGAAGATCACCCCGATCATCGACCGCGCTTACCCCCTGGAAGAGGCGGCCGAGGCCCACGCGTACCTGGAAAGCCAACGACAGACCGGCAAAGTACTCCTCCTGCCCTAATGCCCCGGCCAATCGCCGAAGGATGCAGGTGGGAGAGTCGCCATCAGCCCTTCCGCGAGATCGTCGAAGGCGAACGCCCCAGGCGCCGTGCGATCTCGCGCACGCCGACCTCCTGAGCACGCCACAGAGCGATCTCGCGTCCGGAATGCAGCCGCCGCCTGCCGCTGATCGCCGACGGGGCGCTTGAGCGCTGCCTCGGGGGACCGGTGCAGATGATGAGAGGGAGCTCCGGGCGGCAACTCGGCGGAGAGGTAGAAGGCGTGCATCTCCTCGGAGATGCCGAGGATGTCGTGGTTCTGCCCGACGGCGCTGGAGGGGATGTCACCGGCCAAGACCTGGTGCTCGATCTCACTGATGAGGACGGTGCCGCGACCTTGGGCGATGGACCAGAACTCGGTGAACTCGTGGTGGTGGCAGTCGAATCGGACGGTGACCTCGGCGCGGGTGACGAACGTCCCCGCGGCGGAGGCCGACTGCGTTCCGCCGTTCGGAGTGTCGTTTCACGAGGCGGAGAAGGTGATGAGTTGGCGCGGCTTGAGGCAGGTGAACGCCGCGTGCATTCCGATGCCGACGGCGACCGCGTACGGCATTGTCGCGGGGACGAGCAGCGCCGGCGGCAGCGCGATCTCTGCCACGATGACGGCGGTTGCGATCAGCCGCCACCGTTGCACGTCGCGGTCGGTGAGGTTGCCCATGTGGCGACGGACGAGGCCGGGTACGGCGAACTGGCGCCGGTACGGCAGCTGTTGCCTGACCTGTGTGAAGTCGTGAACCCACTGGGCGAGGTACAGGCCGGTACGGAACTGTGGGTAGCGCAGTTTCTGCCAGGCGCTGTTCCAGTAGATGTCCGTGGTGATGAGCACGAGGAGGCACTGCGCCCAGGTGTTGGCGGTGCTCGGTGCGTGCTCGATGGTCATCCCGTGGCCGAGATCGTCGGCGAGCAGGAGGGATCCGCCGGTCAGCAGGGTGTACCGCACTGCGTTGGGGCTCTTGAGGTTGAGCAGCTCCATCGCGGTTTCGGCCAGGACCAGCAGCAGTGACAGGCGTGGTACCAGAGCGGGGGCGGCGGCCGCACGGGCGATCAGCGCGGGCCGAGGCGTTGCTCTGCCAGATGCAGGCTGAGCTTGTTCTTTATCTTCCCTCCCCGCCCTATGACACGGACGGAAGATAAAGAACAAGCTCAGGAGTGGACACGATTTCCTCGGGAAGGTCGAGACTGCTGCGCAGCCTGACCGGCAGCATCAGGAGGGCAGCGACGACCGCGAGGACAGCTGCGGTTGCCGAGAGAAGGAAGACCTGGGCCGTCGCGTCGCCGTAGGTGACGCGCACGATCTCGCGCACCACACCCGGTTGCTGACGAGTGTCGGCGACAGCTCTACCCGTGCAGGGCAGGCTGGCCGCGGCGAGACCGTGCGTCATCTGGTCCTGGACCTGCCGTGCCAGTACCGCGCCGAGCACGGAGACACCGTTCGTGCCGCCCATTGAACAGAAGAAGGACACCGTCGAACTTGCCGCCCTCACGTCTCTCAGCGGCACGGTGTTCTGCAAGCTCATTGTCGTGGGCTCGGCTCTCGCGGTCCTGGTGCCGGGTGAGGGATCCTCGTCCGACACTCGGGTGACGTTGCTGATCCTTGCCCAGGTCCTCAACGGCATCGGGGCCGCGGCCGTCTTCCCGACGAGCCTCGCCATGGTGGCGGCCGGTACGCACACCACCGCCACCCGCGCGCGTGGCGTGGCGATCTGGGCCACCGCGCTCTCGGTCGGCGGCTTCCTCGGGCCGCTGCTGGCAGGCCTCGCCGCCAAGGTCGAACTCGGCTGGGCCGGGAACGCGAACTGGCGCTGGGCCTTCGTCGGTGTCCTTGTCATCGCCGCGGTGAGCGTGGTTCTGTCGCTGGCCCTCGCCCAGAACTCCGCCTCGCCTCTGGGCCGATCCGTCGACTGGCCGGGTCAGATCACTGCCGCGCTCGGCCTGTTCGCGCTGATGTACGCCGTGATCCAGGGCCCCGAGAGCGGCTGGGGGAGCTCGCAGATCGTCAGCGCGTTCATCGTCGCGGCCGTCTTCCTCGTGCTGTTCGTCTTCGCCGAGAGCCGTGCGGCCGAGCCGCTGCTTCTCCTGAGTGTGTTCAGGAACCGCGCGTTCGCCATGAACTCGGTGGTCACCCTGATCGGTATGTTCGCGTTCCTCGTGATCATGTACGGCACCAGTATCCGCCTCACCACCATCCAGGGATTCAGCCCACTGAAGAGCTCCGTCGCCTACCTCTTCTTCGGAGGCATCGGCTTCGTACTGCTGCCCCTCACCTCCAAGCTGCTCGAGCGCTACAACCCCCGGTGGGTTCTGTGCACAGCCCTGACCCTCATCGGCGCCAGCGGGCTGTGGTTCGCCGGCGTTCCGGCGACCAGTCGGTCCCTGGGCGCCATCGTCGGGCCTCTGATTCTCGCCGGCGTCGGCTCGGCACTCGCCTTCGCCTCCATCACCGCGGTCGCGGTCAACACGTTGCCCAACCACCTCGCCGGTATGGCGAGCGGTGTCACGAGCACGTTCCGGGACCTCGGGTTCGCCCTCGGCCCCGCGATCGCCGGCGCTGTCGCACTGGGCCGGGCCGCCGACGAGATCGCCGGCAAGCTGGCCGGCGATCCCGAACTGAGGAGCGCCTACGAGGCCTTCCAGGCCTCTGCGGCCCATGCTCCCGCGGATCAGAGACCGCAGCTCGAGGCGGCAGTGCACGCCGTGGAATCGGGCCCGCTCGGCGCCAACTCCGTGCCGGCCGACATCACCCTGCCGGATGGTCAGGTCGTGCCCTTCAACCCACTCAAGGACGTCGCTTTCGACGCCCTCAGCAGCAGTTACTCCCTCGCATATGTGCTCGGTGGCGTGGCTGCTCTCGTGGCGGCGGCACTTGTACTCGTCGGGGCGCGCGGCGGCCTGGAACAGGCTCATCTCGACGACGACCCGCACACCCTCGTCGGCTGACCGCCTGACGAACGTGCAGCACCCGCACACGGACGGCAGCTCGGCCAGGGGCAACCGGACCGTCCGCCGCGACTCCACCTCCTCCTCAGGAGCAGCAGTCGCGGCGGGCCACGGCGTACAAGGTTCACAACGATCAGCAGACGCACTCGGACAGGAGTCGAACAATGACCATGTCGTACCCAGTGCCGACCAGCACGAACGACGTCCGCACGCCGGACACGGTCGCTCAGGCGGAGGCGGCATGGCTGGTAGCGATCACCAAGGGCGATGAGGAGCAGCGTCAACTCGTGCTCCCCGACGAGGGACGGAGCCTCGGCCACATGCAGCTCTCCCTGCGGCAACCGCCGGCATGACGCGCCGGTCTCTTCGCCCCGCCAAGGGTTACGAGGTGCGAATGGGAACGCCCGGCCGCCAGCCGAGGCTCCTGGACAGTCCCAGTCCGCTCGCGACCAGGGAGGGAACGGCCGCTTGCAGTTTGATCGAGCCCGCGGCCACCACGACGGACAGAGCAGCGACGACCTGGCCGCGGCCGTCGACGATGCGCGTCGCGACCGACTCGGCCCCTTCGCTCAGCTCTTCCTTGACGACCACCGTGCCGGTCGAGCGACAGGACGCCAGTTCGCGACGGAGTTCCGCTGGGTCCACGATCGTCCTGGGAGTGAAGCGCTGGAGTCTCCCCGCCAACACCTCATCGATGAAGGCCGGACTGCTGTGGCTCAGCAGCACCTTGCCGACACCTGAGCAGTGCAAGGGCAGAAGACCGCCGACCTGCGACGTCAGACCGACGGCGTTGACCGCCGAGAGTCGCTCGATGATCACGGCCTGGTCGCCCTGGAGGACCGCCAGCTGCACATGCTGGCGAAGAGCCGTGTACAGGTCCTCCACGAACGGCTGCGCGGCGCTGCGGAGCGTCTCGGCACGCGGTGCGAGGGTCCCGAGTCGCCACAGCGGCAGACCGATCGCGAACCGGTTGTCGCTGGTGCGCTCCAGCGCGCCGGCCTCCACGAGTTCCAGCGTGAGACGCCTGGCGGTGGCGTGAGGCATGCCGGTACGTCGGGCCAGGTCGGCGAGGCTCAGCTCGGTGTTGTTGGGGTCGAAGGAAAACAGCAGGTCCCATAGTCGAGAACTGACTGTGCGTCCTGGCTCGTTCGCACGAGGCATGGGCCTCTCCTTGATCACGCGTGACCCCAGTCACCCTACCTTCAATGTTCGTTGGATGAATTTGGCCGTTCTTTCAGCGCGCATTGTGCCGGACTCTTGAAGGCAACCAGTTACCACCTCGCTCGAGGTCCACGGGAGTGAAAGAGCATGACGAGTACGGGACCAGGCCCGAAGATCGCGATCCTCGGTGGCGGCATCGGAGGCCTCGCCGCCGCGGCTTTCCTTCGCGACAAGGGCTTCGACAGTGACGTCTACGAGCAGGCGGCCGCCCTGACCGAAGTGGGTGCCGGCCTGGTGATCGCGCCCAACGCCGCCCGCCTGCTACGACGTCTCGGCGTGCTGGACCGGTTCGTCAAGCGCGCGGTCCGGATGGAGATCGGCTGGGAGTTCCGGCGCTGGGAGAACGGTGCCGTCCTCTCCGCGGAGAACCTTCAGGAGGGGTGCATACGCCTGTACGGCGAGCACACCTACGCCGCCCACCGTGCCGACCTGCTGGACGCCTTGAGGTCGGCTGTCCCCGAGCACTCGGTCCATCTCGGCAAGCGCTGCGTCTCGGTCGAGTTCGAAGGCGACCAGGCGGTCCTGTGGTTCGAGGACGGCGAGACCGTTCGCCCGGACATCCTCATCGGCGCCGACGGAGTCCATTCACGCGTGCGCGGCGCCGTCGTCGGGCCGACCCAGGCCAGGGAGTCCGGCATCTGCGCCTTCCGGGCCCTCGTGCC contains:
- a CDS encoding sensor histidine kinase — encoded protein: MPPSRFPAYHRLSLRNRLVLSHVMVLLLALLAMAAISALIEVWLGFDDVEGDVVLQVGLWFGLAAAFPVSVALSRFLLRPLDRVRAATRRLAEGHYDDILELPSEPGLAALVEDVNTLAAALADTERRRARLISEVAHEMRTPITLLRGQIEGMADGIFVPDEAMFASLADDLDRLQRLAGDLSSLSRSEEGAFDLHREPTDVATVARTTAERLRPQYDDQLVTLAVDAGTPVGAFCDPDRITQVLVNLLGNALAACDPHGHVALSVHTEPSPVRHVIVRVTDDGVGIAEHDLQRIFHRFERRKHPGRPAAAGGSGIGLTIARGIARAHGGDITAESDGLGKGATFTLRLPQEPAPGAGVPLVSR
- a CDS encoding quinone oxidoreductase family protein, whose product is MEQTMMAVRLFEHGGPEVLKYIEAPIPEVGPDDILMRVHATAVNSWDLRYRAGNLPQPLPGRPPWPLPFQLGRDAAGEIVATGENVTRWRPGDRVVQLPHPPCRNCALCVRGLENLCIDTAYPGHQVFGGYAQYVVRRQDAILPIPDGVDFETAAATMWTYTTPLNCARQAPVGPGDTVVITGASGGMAIACAQLAKLSGATVIGTTTKPDRGEALTSLGYDHIRHSTDPRLPTQVRELTRGLGADAVWDCVGGNDFFQLSLSCLRLGGTVIVLGTPTDQGSRLELDALAVIGQQVKIASVRGATLRDQQLCLQLLADKKITPIIDRAYPLEEAAEAHAYLESQRQTGKVLLLP
- a CDS encoding MFS transporter, which encodes MPPIEQKKDTVELAALTSLSGTVFCKLIVVGSALAVLVPGEGSSSDTRVTLLILAQVLNGIGAAAVFPTSLAMVAAGTHTTATRARGVAIWATALSVGGFLGPLLAGLAAKVELGWAGNANWRWAFVGVLVIAAVSVVLSLALAQNSASPLGRSVDWPGQITAALGLFALMYAVIQGPESGWGSSQIVSAFIVAAVFLVLFVFAESRAAEPLLLLSVFRNRAFAMNSVVTLIGMFAFLVIMYGTSIRLTTIQGFSPLKSSVAYLFFGGIGFVLLPLTSKLLERYNPRWVLCTALTLIGASGLWFAGVPATSRSLGAIVGPLILAGVGSALAFASITAVAVNTLPNHLAGMASGVTSTFRDLGFALGPAIAGAVALGRAADEIAGKLAGDPELRSAYEAFQASAAHAPADQRPQLEAAVHAVESGPLGANSVPADITLPDGQVVPFNPLKDVAFDALSSSYSLAYVLGGVAALVAAALVLVGARGGLEQAHLDDDPHTLVG
- a CDS encoding IclR family transcriptional regulator — encoded protein: MPRANEPGRTVSSRLWDLLFSFDPNNTELSLADLARRTGMPHATARRLTLELVEAGALERTSDNRFAIGLPLWRLGTLAPRAETLRSAAQPFVEDLYTALRQHVQLAVLQGDQAVIIERLSAVNAVGLTSQVGGLLPLHCSGVGKVLLSHSSPAFIDEVLAGRLQRFTPRTIVDPAELRRELASCRSTGTVVVKEELSEGAESVATRIVDGRGQVVAALSVVVAAGSIKLQAAVPSLVASGLGLSRSLGWRPGVPIRTS